One window of Syntrophobacterales bacterium genomic DNA carries:
- a CDS encoding rod shape-determining protein, with product LLIKEETGLPTIIADDPLTTVARGAGMALDHIDILKEVTFQT from the coding sequence TTGCTGATCAAAGAGGAAACGGGGCTTCCGACCATCATCGCCGACGACCCGCTCACCACCGTCGCCCGGGGCGCCGGTATGGCCCTCGATCACATTGATATCCTCAAAGAGGTCACCTTTCAAACATGA